From the Solanum pennellii chromosome 4, SPENNV200 genome, one window contains:
- the LOC107018118 gene encoding UPF0481 protein At3g47200-like, whose product MHQLCDHIQSKYGVTKIKSKSLYTNIEAGVSFLKIGSVEDNVEDKTSLFDITFEKGLMKIPCFAIEDTMETFMRNMIAFEQHTSKKLYPFFSNYAHLMTQLIGSHRDVNFLRQNKIILKDIGDDKQVANIFKKLSDGVAIKDFYYQKECSNLIQHCEKPWSQMMASLKHNYFQSPWAGASTVAAITLLVLTVIQTILAFTSYLNK is encoded by the coding sequence ATGCATCAACTTTGCGACCATATTCAAAGTAAATATGGGGTTACGAAAATCAAATCCAAAAGCTTATACACCAATATTGAAGCTGGAGTTAGCTTCTTAAAAATCGGATCTGTGGAAGACAATGTCGAGGATAAAACATCATTATTTGATATCACGTTTGAGAAGGGATTAATGAAAATCCCTTGTTTCGCGATTGAGGATACTATGGAAACCTTCATGAGAAATATGATAGCTTTTGAGCAACATACTTCAAAAAAACTATATCCTTTTTTCTCCAACTATGCACATTTAATGACTCAACTTATTGGATCACATAGAGATGTGAATTTTCTTCGCCAAAACAAAATCATCCTTAAGGATATAGGAGATGACAAACAAGTGGCCAACATCTTCAAGAAACTTTCAGATGGGGTGGCAATCAAAGACTTTTATTACCAAAAAGAATGCAGTAACTTGATTCAACATTGTGAGAAGCCATGGAGTCAAATGATGGCAAGTTTGAAGCACAACTATTTTCAGAGTCCTTGGGCAGGAGCTTCAACTGTGGCAGCTATTACACTTCTTGTTCTCACAGTTATACAGACTATTCTGGCTTTTACCAGTTATCTTAATAAGTAA
- the LOC107016018 gene encoding short integuments 2, mitochondrial-like — protein sequence MVKMKGWLGQMGFNKNGGNINWFPGHMDAANRAIRRRLKLSDFVIELRDARIPLSSANEDLQPMLCEKRRVISLNKKDLANPNIMHRWIRYFNSCKQECFPINAHSRSSVQKLLDIVEFKLKEVISREPTLLVMVVGVPNVGKSALINSIHQIASSRFPVQEKMKRATVGPLPGVTQDIAGYKIAHQPSIYVLDTPGVLVPSIPDIETGLKLALAGSIKDSVVGEDRIVQYLLAVLNTRGTPLHWRHLIGRETEGLHHELDDKPEYNLKDLLPKRRKPPNKSDIYYIEDMVSEVKCTLCTTLSEFNGNLEDEGELEILIDQQFEALQTALKIPYKASEARMMVSKKFLTLFRTGKLGPFILDDVPDASDSAS from the exons ATGGTGAAGATGAAAGGATGGTTAGGGCAAATGGGTTTCAACAAAAATGGCGGAAATATTAACTGGTTCCCTGGTCATATGGATGCTGCTAATCGTGCCATTCGCCGCCGGCTCAAACTCTCCGATTTTGTCATTGAACTCCGTGATGCCCGT ATACCATTATCCTCCGCAAATGAAGACTTGCAGCCTATGCTTTGTGAGAAAAGACGGGTGATTTCCCTCAATAAGAAAGATTTGGCCAATCCCAACATCATGCAT AGATGGATCCGATATTTCAATTCATGTAAACAAGAGTGCTTCCCAATAAATGCACACAGTAGAAGTTCTGTGCAAAAG CTTCTCGATATTGTGGAGTTTAAATTGAAGGAAGTTATTTCAAGGGAACCTACTCTTCTTGTCATGGTGGTTGGTGTTCCTAATGTCGGAAAATCAGCTTTAATCAATTCCATCCATCAAATTGCATCATCCCGATTTCCAG TGCAGGAGAAGATGAAGAGGGCTACAGTGGGGCCTTTGCCTGGTGTTACTCAAGATATTGCTGGATATAAG ATTGCACATCAACCTAGCATATATGTGTTGGACACTCCAGGTGTGTTGGTTCCAAGTATTCCAGATATTGAAACAGGGTTAAAGCTGGCCCTAGCAG GGTCCATCAAGGATTCAGTTGTTGGTGAAGATCGAATTGTTCAATACCTATTGGCAGTTCTAAACACTAGAGGAACTCCTCTTCATTGGAGACACTTGATCGGTAGGGAAACTGAGGGCCTTCATCATGAGTTGGATGACAAACCTGAATATAATCTCAAGGATCTTCTACCAAAAAGAAGGAAGCCACCCAACAAATCTGATATCTACTACATAGAG GATATGGTCAGTGAAGTCAAATGCACACTATGCACCACACTGTCAGAGTTCAATGGTAATTTGGAAGATGAAGGCGAGTTGGAGATTTTGATAGATCAGCAGTTTGAAGCATTGCAAACGGCTCTAAAGATACCTTACAAGGCATCGGAAGCTCGCATGATGGtgtcaaaaaaatttctaactCTATTTAGAACAGGCAAACTTGGTCCTTTCATCCTTGATGATGTCCCTGATGCATCTGATTCTGCATCTTGA